One genomic region from Vitis riparia cultivar Riparia Gloire de Montpellier isolate 1030 chromosome 17, EGFV_Vit.rip_1.0, whole genome shotgun sequence encodes:
- the LOC117904391 gene encoding protein JINGUBANG-like: protein MEDPSLLATADSTSPEQILPTSDISINSETPSTSTLSQETTSFTASLQSRSPESQNVVVSHLCVSSLGTLTPHISCLAVHEKFLYAASGEDIHVYDLTTHTHIDTFRNNKPTSGSVKSIAFQEGKIFTAHQDSKIRVWRITASKRHRLVSTLPTVKDFLRRSILPKNYVRVRRHKKRLWIEHNDAVSGLAMAEGFMYSASWDKSFKIWRTSDLRCVESVKAHDDAVNAVAVSASGTVYTASADGCIRVWERAGEERTHTLITTLEKHKSTVNALALSGDGSSLFSGGCESWILVWEREESANHMAATQALVGHTGPVLCLITVNNMIISGSSDRTVRIWRPGVDGRYHCTLMLEGHVKPVKSLVAVSSGTSYDVVSICSGSLDGEIKVWEVSAAAFNAKS from the coding sequence ATGGAGGACCCATCATTGCTCGCAACTGCCGATTCTACTTCACCGGAGCAGATACTCCCCACTTCCGACATAAGTATTAACTCTGAAACCCCTTCTACCTCCACACTCTCACAGGAAACTACAAGCTTCACTGCTAGTCTACAAAGTCGCTCTCCCGAATCCCAAAACGTAGTCGTTTCTCACCTCTGCGTCTCCTCCCTCGGAACCTTGACTCCTCATATCAGCTGCCTCGCCGTCCATGAAAAGTTCCTCTATGCTGCCTCCGGCGAAGATATCCACGTCTACGATTTAACTACCCACACCCACATCGACACCTTCAGAAACAACAAGCCCACTTCTGGTTCAGTCAAGTCCATCGCATTTCAAGAAGGAAAGATCTTCACCGCTCATCAGGATTCCAAGATTAGAGTGTGGCGGATCACGGCCTCCAAACGCCACCGCCTTGTCTCTACTCTCCCCACCGTTAAAGACTTCTTGCGCCGCTCCATCCTCCCAAAGAACTACGTCCGGGTCCGGCGGCACAAGAAGCGGCTCTGGATCGAGCACAACGACGCCGTTTCGGGCCTGGCCATGGCCGAGGGTTTCATGTACTCAGCTTCGTGGGACAAGAGCTTCAAGATATGGAGAACATCGGACCTCCGCTGCGTCGAGTCTGTCAAAGCCCACGACGACGCTGTCAACGCCGTCGCCGTCTCCGCCTCTGGCACCGTCTATACTGCCTCCGCAGACGGGTGCATCAGGGTTTGGGAAAGAGCCGGAGAAGAGAGAACCCACACGCTGATAACCACCCTAGAGAAGCACAAGTCTACGGTGAATGCGCTCGCATTGAGCGGAGATGGATCCTCACTGTTCTCCGGCGGTTGTGAGAGTTGGATCTTGGTCTGGGAGAGGGAAGAGAGCGCCAATCACATGGCCGCGACACAAGCCCTGGTGGGCCACACTGGACCCGTACTATGCTTAATCACCGTCAACAACATGATAATCAGTGGGTCCTCTGATCGGACTGTCAGGATTTGGCGCCCTGGGGTGGATGGAAGATATCACTGTACACTAATGTTGGAGGGACATGTAAAGCCGGTGAAGTCGTTGGTGGCAGTTTCCAGTGGCACCTCGTACGACGTCGTATCGATTTGTAGCGGAAGCCTAGATGGCGAGATTAAGGTTTGGGAGGTCTCAGCTGCTGCGTTTAATGCTAAAAGCTga